One Coprobacter fastidiosus genomic window, TAAATATTGAGGTTGGCTCTGATAGGCTACGCCCCATACTTCTTTTAGCAAATATTGATGAGTAAGGACTTTCCCTGCATTTTGTGCCATTAGAGACAATATCGAAAATTCAGTACTTGTCAATTTTATAATTTCGTTTTTCTTTTTTACGCAATGGTTTAGCATATCTATGGTTAAATCGCCGAATGAGAGAATTGCCGATTGGTCTTTTTCTTCCCGAATAGAACGTATTGCCGACCGGATGCGGGCTAATAACTCGCCATTATGAAACGGTTTGGTCAGATAATCATTCGCTCCAGAGTCAAGGGCTTTTACAATCTCTTCTTCATGCGTGCGTGCAGATAAAATGATAATGGGATTTTTATACCACTCTCGTAGTTTTCGCAGAACAGATTGTCCGTCTTCATCTGGTAATCCGAGATCGAGAATAATCAATGTCGGAGAATGCATGGCGGCGGCCATTAATCCTTCTTTGGCATTAGAGGCAACCAATACTTTATATTTGCTCATTTCCAAAGTAATGCTCAATAAGCGTCGTATCTGTACTTCGTCGTCTATAATCAGGATACTGTTATTGTTCATGTTATATGTATTAGTAAAAATCAAAAATTATCTATCAAAGGTAACATACTGGGAATACGGATGAAAATATTTGCTCCTTTTCCGGTAACATTACTGGCTTCTACCTGACCTTTGTGGATATCTATGTATCCTTTGACAATGGATAATCCGAGACCCGATCCTCCTGTAATTCCCGATTCACCCCGGTAGAATTTGTTGAAGATGTAGGGTAAATCTTTGTCTGCAAATCCTTTCCCGTAGTCGGTAATAGATATGCAGAAATTTGTTCCGTCGTGCTGGAAATCTAATTCGATCAATGTATGAGACGGGACATATACTGTGATATTGTATAATAAATTGTACAACACCTGTTCGATGAGTCCGAAATCAATGCGTACCAAAGGCATATCGTCCGGAATATTTATAGAAAGATCATATTCTTTTAGTTCGTTTTTGAGTAACCCGGTTACCGAATTTACAAGATCATGTACATCGTACCAGTCGAAACGAGGAGAAAGCCTGCCGGAATCTAATCTCGACATACTGAGCAGATTCTCGATAAGCCGGTGTAGTCTTTGGGCAGCCATATAAATTTCTTCACCTATATCCTTGCTGATACCTTGTTCTATCTCTTTCAAGGTTTCAGAAGCAGAAAGAATCGAGGTTACCGGAATACGTAATTCATGAGATATAGAGTTGAAAAGAGTCTTATACAATCGGTCTGATTCGCTTAATATAGAGGCTTGTCTGGCCATATCGTTCAAATATTCCCGTTCAAGTGCATTTGAGATTTGCCTTTTCAACGTAAGCCACAGTAGCTCTTCTTCGGCATCGAATAATTTTTTAAATTCGAGAACGACGACTCCCATTTTCATTTTAAGGCTGTTGAGCGGATAGAATGTGTGTTCTTCATGCATATAATTTTCTGTTGACTTACCAGCTTGTTTCCCCTTGTCAAAAACCCATTGTGCAACTTTAAACTCATTGCTGGTAAGTGTGAAATTACTGTGAGGCGAGGTAGAATTGCTTAATCCTCCTTTATTGTTTTTCAAGATAAATGCACATTTTAGTTTGAAGCTATCGTTGATAGCTTTTGCTGATATTTCGAGAATCGAGTTAATTCCGCTGGCGGTACTAAGGTGTTTTGAAAAATTAAACATGGTGTTTGATATCCGTTCTCTTTTTCGGCTTTGCTGTTCTTGTTTTCTTAATCGGGTAGCCAACATGATATTGATAAACGGGATAGCAAGGAACATAAAAAATTGTAGCCAGTCGTCAGGAGAGGAAAGGGATGGTGTGCCGTAAGGGATAGTAAAGAATATATCATATACTCCTGCACTCAGCAAAGCCGATAAAAGGATCGGTCCGGTTGAGAAATAGATAGACTGTAATGCAAGAATAATAAGGAATATGTATCCGGATGATACTTCACTTACCATTCCGATAAAGGGACTCAGTATGGCTACTGCAGATAATGTTATTGTCGCCGATTTTATATAGTTCCAGATCGAGGTCTTGAACCCCGATGTATTGATTTGGAAAAATTTCTTTTTCCGCTCAAGAATACTCTCGTTCGAAAGAATGTAAATATCGAGATTCTTACATTTGGAGATAAGACGATCCAGTTCGCTTCGTCTGAAAATTCGCTTTATATATTTTTCGTTCGGAAGTCTCTCGAAAATTAAATGTGTAATTTTTTCGATACGGATTACATCCAGCATGCTCGATACCCAGTTCTCACCTGTTGACCGGATAACAAATACACCTAATCGGTAGGCCATGCTGATGTTTTTATTGAGTTGTTCTTGTTCTTTATTTGTCAGTTGTCCTGTAGAGTCGAAATATACGGCATAGAGAGGAACCCCTAAGGTGTAGGATAGATTTTTTGATCTTCGGATAAAACTTTCCATATGCGGACTTTCATTAATGGAGATCAATAATTTTACTCCGGTAATAGTGTCTTCTTGCATATGGTGCTCATAAAGGTACTGGCGTTGTTTTTCATTTCGGCGGAATGCCATCATTTGTTTGCAAAGGCGTTGTAACAAATGCAGGTTCTTGATCGAAAAAAATGCTTTTCGATAATGCTCTCCTAAATGTTGGTCGAGATAGATACTTTTGTCGAGAAATCGTTTTGCTATTTCTTGGGGAGACGCATCTATATAATGCACCTTTTCTGCCAGCTCGAATAGAATATCCGGAACGGTACATGTAGTGTAATATTCGGTATTTTCCTGAACAGAATAGGCTTTGCTTTCTAATTGCAGTACACTTAGAGTTGTATATACGTGTATTCCGTCGTCGAGCAGTTCCTCTATATCTTGATGTCGATGTTTATGTCGGCTGCCGTTGGGATTTTGATGGGCCATTTCATCTATCAGAACAATTTGAGGATCGCGTTTGATTATATAGTCGAGATTTATTTCTCCGTTCTTTTTTAGTGGGATTTGCTCTATTTGTGCCGCTAACCGTTCTATCTCTTTGTTTCCGTGCGAGTTATAATTTGCCAGAACGACATCGAAACCGTCTTTTATCAAATGGATACCTTCTTGTAGCATCAAGTGGGTTTTCCCTATACCCATACACATTCCGAAGAACAAGGTTAGTTGTCCTTTTGTTTTTCGCTCAGGGTTGAGTAAGCTGAGTCTCTTTTGAGGTTTGAATCGAAAAACTTTATTCATAAAAAGACATATTTTATCTCGGAATGTTTAACAAAATAAAAAAAGATCTTTGATCTCTCAAAATAATAAAGAGGGAAAATGTTAGCCTGTTTAAATTTTCCGATAAAGAAATATCAACGGCGACATCTGTTTTTTATGGATGCCGCCGTTGATATATGATTTTTAGTGATTTTATTTTATTTTATGCAGATCATGTCCCATACGTTCTTTTTTTGTCTTCATATAGAACATGTTATATGGGTTTGGTTCTACTTCGATCGGTATATTCTCCACGATCTCCAGTCCATAACCTTTTAATCCGATGCGTTTTATAGGATTGTTGGTCATTAATTTCATTTTACGGACTCCTAATTCGCGAAGTATATTAGCCCCTACGCCATAATCCCGTTCATCGGCTTTGAATCCGAGATGAAGGTTAGCATCTACCGTATCTAAACCTTCTTCTTGTAGTTTATAAGCTTTCATTTTATTCATAAGACCTATACCTCTACCTTCTTGATTCATGTATACGATGACACCTTTTCCTTCTTTTTCGATCATTTCCATCGCTTTGTGCAATTGTTCTCCACATTCGCACCGTTTTGAACCGAATATATCTCCTGTCATGCAGGATGAATGGACTCGTACTAATATTGGCTCGTCCGGTTTCCATTCTCCTTTTATAAGGGCGATGTGTTCGAGTCCGTTGGAAACTTGTCTGAACGGGATTAATCTGAAATGTCCGTATGCCGTAGGCATATTTACTTCTAC contains:
- a CDS encoding response regulator, whose protein sequence is MNNNSILIIDDEVQIRRLLSITLEMSKYKVLVASNAKEGLMAAAMHSPTLIILDLGLPDEDGQSVLRKLREWYKNPIIILSARTHEEEIVKALDSGANDYLTKPFHNGELLARIRSAIRSIREEKDQSAILSFGDLTIDMLNHCVKKKNEIIKLTSTEFSILSLMAQNAGKVLTHQYLLKEVWGVAYQSQPQYLRVFIAQLRKKIENDPSFPAFILTESGIGYRFSEQTEK
- a CDS encoding DUF4118 domain-containing protein; this translates as MNKVFRFKPQKRLSLLNPERKTKGQLTLFFGMCMGIGKTHLMLQEGIHLIKDGFDVVLANYNSHGNKEIERLAAQIEQIPLKKNGEINLDYIIKRDPQIVLIDEMAHQNPNGSRHKHRHQDIEELLDDGIHVYTTLSVLQLESKAYSVQENTEYYTTCTVPDILFELAEKVHYIDASPQEIAKRFLDKSIYLDQHLGEHYRKAFFSIKNLHLLQRLCKQMMAFRRNEKQRQYLYEHHMQEDTITGVKLLISINESPHMESFIRRSKNLSYTLGVPLYAVYFDSTGQLTNKEQEQLNKNISMAYRLGVFVIRSTGENWVSSMLDVIRIEKITHLIFERLPNEKYIKRIFRRSELDRLISKCKNLDIYILSNESILERKKKFFQINTSGFKTSIWNYIKSATITLSAVAILSPFIGMVSEVSSGYIFLIILALQSIYFSTGPILLSALLSAGVYDIFFTIPYGTPSLSSPDDWLQFFMFLAIPFINIMLATRLRKQEQQSRKRERISNTMFNFSKHLSTASGINSILEISAKAINDSFKLKCAFILKNNKGGLSNSTSPHSNFTLTSNEFKVAQWVFDKGKQAGKSTENYMHEEHTFYPLNSLKMKMGVVVLEFKKLFDAEEELLWLTLKRQISNALEREYLNDMARQASILSESDRLYKTLFNSISHELRIPVTSILSASETLKEIEQGISKDIGEEIYMAAQRLHRLIENLLSMSRLDSGRLSPRFDWYDVHDLVNSVTGLLKNELKEYDLSINIPDDMPLVRIDFGLIEQVLYNLLYNITVYVPSHTLIELDFQHDGTNFCISITDYGKGFADKDLPYIFNKFYRGESGITGGSGLGLSIVKGYIDIHKGQVEASNVTGKGANIFIRIPSMLPLIDNF